In the Lates calcarifer isolate ASB-BC8 unplaced genomic scaffold, TLL_Latcal_v3 _unitig_4112_quiver_405, whole genome shotgun sequence genome, GGTCTTGTGGTctcattctttttattttaggaAGACCTGACGAAATCATAAAAAGTGTGAATTGTTAAATTATATTTCATCTTAAGATCTTCTCGTGACTTAATGTCTTTATTATGAATTGTCTGAATAGATCTCATAAAATTAGGGTCTTTCATGGTTTCTCTCAGCAGCATCAGCTCATAGCCTTTTTGAAATGAAAGCTGTTTGGCCCAAGTCAATAACCATGGCAGTCATCTTTCCAAAATGATCAGCTAGAATGCTAATTAAAATCTCTTGAGAAAACGTGAAAATTTGAACTATAAGCTTCGTCTAATTAACTGCTGTATTTAAATTACACCAAGTATCTGGTAAAATACTTGCAGATACTACTGCAATACTTGCAGAGAAATACTAAATTCCTCTTTGCCCTAAGTTCTTCCCATAATATTAAAAGACTGATATCACTATTGTCATTATTTAGTGATGGATCCTCAGTGATGGATCTTACTTTAGATCTTACTTTAGTTTTGAAATCCTTTGCctgtaaaatgaattattaagtATCCAGCTTGTTAATCTTCCAAGTTAAAAATGTGCTCTTGTAGAGATCATGGAATGATCATCTGATGAATTTGAAGGTCCTGAATTTGCAGTAGATAATCCAATCTTGAGTAGATGTGATAAGGTTTTGAGTAATGCTTTAAATCTGTTGTGTGAAAAGAGTGCAAATTTCTCCACACATTGATAATTCCGATCTAGGACTGTAATAAAATCACCTGCTACTAACATAAAACCATTACTTTATGCCAGCATATAAACAATAATGAGCATGATCAGGTCTCTCGTGGGGAACAGATTTTTATGAGGATAAATTAACTTTGTTAAGTACATCAAACAGAATTAAAACACAGGAAAGGAGGGATTTCTAAAGAAAGCAACCATTCTCCTCAGCCTAGTTGTAATGTGTGGTGGTAGTGGAAAAAGTGTAGTTTCTCGTATGTACTGCTGTATGTAACAgtagtgttttttatttacagtagtCAGCCACATACGAGACATGGTAGTTTTTGCTAAGGGAgatgatttatttataattgaattgaattgaactaaACTTGAATTAATGTTATTACATTATTTGGCTAATTTACCTCTAAAATTAACAGTTAAAAAGGGGGTGAGAGAAGACATAAGGAAGATTACCATCAAGGAATTGATTTATTACAAGGTATCAAATGATAAGATTTAATGGATCTCTAACACTAACTCTGTCTCAacatctggattttttttcctgtctttatctTTGTATTTGATACAAAGAAATCACTGAGTCTTCCAGATTAAATGCACACAGTATACACTTATATCACCTCAGTCTGTTATTTtctcatgacatttttgtccAACAACAGTCAAAACTTTGTCCATAATCAGTTTCCTTACTATTTCTGATTTTGGCTGTCCAGTGAGGTTTATGTGATAGTTAGTGGTACAGTTTGATAGTCCCGTAGACTACCACTGGTTTGGATATTCACACAACTATGGGTTTAGTGTGGTTTGTATGGGTGTCTCACAGGCATCCATTCTCTCTGATTGAGACCTCATGTTTCAGGATCGGTCATTCTTTGCAGTCTACAGTCACACTGTGCTATCTAATTTCAATGAAGCATGCAGTGCAttattaatctgctgctgcatctaTTCTTGGTATACTAATGGAAAGATCAGACAGTCAATGAGAAACAGTGGACTGttggttgtagtttgtgtggCTTTTGTCAAGCAGATGATAATTAAtcctttttcactttttactttttgtctGTTAGTGGCAAATACAAACTAGTCTCTAAGTATCACTGGTGGTaaaacaggacagaaaagaGCTGATCATGTGAGAGGCATGTAAGAAAGCAGGAGATGGAGCGAGTGAACAGTGAAAGGATAAAACCAGGCTTCACTGTGTGATAACTGGCTTAGCAGCCAGATCCTATTATCCAGGCAGAGACATACAAAGCTGTAAAAAGCACCAAACTCACTCTGATAcagctgtcactgctgcagccCTACTGGTTCCACTTCATGAGTCTGAATGGAAAGGTGGAGGGGTAAGCTAAGCCTCGCCAGCAGCACAACAAGTgcttaaaaatctaaataagaCCTAAAGTGACCCTTCACTAAACCCCCTAACACCACATAGGCTTAGTGACTGCAGCTACCCTGTCAAGCTTTCAACCACTGAAGCAGTTAACAGTTATAATGGTGGTGGATTTACCATTGAAATTCTTAGAATTTTTCAAGGACAGTTGGTCCTTGAGATGAGTCCGAGATATACTGTCTCTGCTATGGTTAGCTCACTGGTTTTAAAAGGAGGAACTAGTAAAATGGCTTTCTTTTAACTCATATACAACAAAGATTTAGTGTCCTTGTAAGTGTAAAAGAACATGTACTTCCATGTCAAAGACACTGCCACTTGCTCAAACTTAACACCTGCTGACCAGATGCATcttaagaaaaatatataaaatatattaacatttgttttgcagtttctCCTCAGAATTTGGTTTTAgatctgtgtctgtatttgtcaCTATTCTAGGAATGACATTACAGAAGTCTTTAAAGCACCAACCTGAACGTAAAAAAGTTCTTTGCTCAGTATGAGCAAGACAGCCAAGTGTAAATGTAACTTTTAGATCGACCCCACATTGgcaatattgtacttttttttttaatccttactgtttattcagtgttactctgcaagaatatatatattttttaaaagcttatttTATCTGTGTCAAATGCTTAAATCTCCAGCTATAATTAGCACAGGAAATAAACGACAATCTAATATATTTCTAATGTATACATTTATAAATAGATCTGgtatctgtctctgtatctgaGTCATTGAGAATTTGCTCTTAAACAATGTAACAGACCTCTTCAGCTCTCAGACATAAGAGCTACTTTTAAGTAAAAAGACATTTgataaatagtttttattctTAAGACTCTGAGTAGGAGGGCTTTATCATTATTGTTCACTTAAGTCCAAAATTTTACTTTTAGCAGTTAGATAAATATGGACCCTGGGcccatatttatatataaagaATTCCTAAATGTAATACTGAAGTCTGGTaaataatactaacaataataaatacaggCCATGGTGTGCAACTGATTTTATGCCTGGCAGTCACCAGACATCCTCAACATATACAGTGCAACATATGAGTGTGCAGTTTCCTGTTCTCTGCAAAGTGCATTGTCATGAATTTTCCTGAGAACTAACaggtctgttttctttcctcctttagTCACAGGAGAATAAGACCTTCCTGTCAATGATTAACAATGTGCTGACTACAGACGGCTTCTACTTCTGTACTGACTACGACctgacacacactctgcagcGGCTGGCCAACACCAGCCCTGACTTCCAGGAGATGAGTCTACTGGAGAGGGTGAGACATCCAATTAACTGCCCTGCTGAAGTCCACACTGTATTCATGTATTAATCATAAACAAGTCATGAACACGTATTTGgtcagaaatgacaaaatactcGGTCAGACAGAGGTGGTTTCATGGTTGTGCTTAGTCATGCTGGCCATCTGTATCATATCAACCTTCAGACAAATGTTGCTCCACAGAGCCACAACAGCACCACAACAATTTCAGCAAAACTCAAACATTAGAACCTCAAAGTAGGGAGGATTATTACAAGACTGTTAGATTAGACTGATTAAACGTGTGTGGACTAACACtttgaatttgtttaaaaaaataagcgTTTTAGCACTACTCTACTACTCGGCTCTACCCGACTCGACCCGCCTCGCATCTACTTGGTTTTGGTCGTTTTCCACTACagtctttatatacagtctatgcaGTTGAGTAACACCTCAACGTGGGTGGTGTCATCATAGCAAGGTGGCCCGAAACTCCTGTGATGTTATTTGTATGCGCTGTTGCTGTTGCCAGGTTTTAAAAATGGTGGGGTTGATTCTTGTGAATGAGTCGATCTCATGACTCGTTCAGTTACGTCGCTCCCTGGCCAATCAGTGGCCTGCAGTCTGTTGACGTCACATTTTCGGCCCAGCTGAGTAGGTACTAAAAAACTACCTGGTACCAGATACTACCACCTAATGGAAAACCCTAAAAACCGAGTAGAGCCAAGTAGGTGCTAGTGGAAGAGCACCTtatatgtacatgtgtgcacCTGTCTGAATTACTATTCAAATGATTCCCATATTGTAGTAATTATATCTATAATTGATTTGTGTGTAACACACAATTTAGTTGGCACGTTACTCAGTTGGCACACCCAGCTAAAACCGCTGCAGTCTCATAGAACAGTTGTGCAGTAAATTCTACTATTATGAAGgttgtaatgttcagtttaaaCAGTAATAATCAGCTAATCACTTATAAATGATCATTATTATAAAGTGTTGCCATATGCCTTTGCTTGTGAAACTGATGAATAATGTGTTGATGTCTTACTGAGTGAATCATATTGCTTTTCAGGCAGATCAGAGGTTTGTGTGGAATGGGAACCTCCTGAGAGAACTTGGCTGCACAGCCAGAGGTAACAGTTGTCTCTGTTGAGCCGTGTTTTTCAGTCATgctaataaatgtttttgtacttattttatttcattataataagTATGACTTTTTCCCCACAGCTTCATAAGTTTGCACTTCCGGTTGTCCATGGCTGTATCCTTTCCACTGAATGTCAAGTGTTGATTTTTCTAATGGAGCATGGAGCATCTTATTTTATCTATGACACACATGAGATGAGATTAGATGAGATGAGATCAGATAAGATCGGATCAGATCCTGCACATGGCCTTTCCTTGACCTTCTGGGTCCAGTCATCGTCATGAAGCCATGTCGTATAAACGGGAAGATCTTTGAGTGGATCCTCATATCCAGGAGAAGCTGCTTCCGGGCTGGTGTCAGATACTATGTTAGAGGTAAAAAACCCTGagatgtgacactgaactgagcCGAGCAGTGCTACGTTACATCTTGATGAGTAAAGAGTAACAGAGCAGGTTGCCGACACAGTTTAATCTCCAGTGCCTTGCAGTGTGCAAGTCAAAATCAGCTTCTGTTGCTCCACTGAACAGTAACAGAGGGTAATGTTGTTCACCACTGACACCACTGACTGCTCATCGATGTGTTCTGTCCTGCTGTCGTCACAGGCATCGACTCTGAAGGCCATGCTGCTAACTTTGTGGAGACTGAGCAGATAGTTTTGTATGAGGGAGCAAAGGCTTCATTTGTACAGGCAAGTATGATGATTGATCATACTTAAAGACTTTGAATTATGGCTCATCGGTTCCTagccttttctttctttcattctttttgtGCCTCTTGTCGTTCAGAGATGacttttcaacttttttcatCCCCAGACACGAGGCTCCATGCCCTTTTACTGGAGTCAGAGGCCCAACCTCAAATACAAACCTAAACCTGTCATCAGCAAAACCACCAGTCATGTAAGAGAAGGtgttgtgtcctttttttttaaatagagaTAAGTGTTAAAATTGAATGCTAACCACTTGAAAACTTTGTATAGCTGGATGGTTTCCAGAGGCATTTTGACTCTCAGCTCCTCATCTATGGGAAGCAAAGTATTCTCAACCTGGTGAGAGTCCATTTTTAACCCTCTTTCATTatccatttaaaaacaaatataggAAAGACTCTTTAAGATTAGTAGGGCCAACtagtattttcttgtttttccaggTGAATCAGAAGGGCTCAGAGAAGCCACTAGAGCAGGCCTTTGCTAAGATGGTGTCAGGCATGAACAATGGTATGCTCAAGTAAGTGTCACTCAATGTCATGTTCACTTTTATGTTCACAGAGCACACATTCGCTCACATTCATTCAATGTGCTTACATGCACTAAAGTAACCAGATTAATCAGAGAAAGCACATTACACAGTGATCAGAGAACACTGTAGTAACTGGGTGACTGTAAATAAGCATGTACATGTAGCAGGTCAGGAAGCAGATTTCTCCCCTGCCCCTTATCTTACTTAGGTCTTATTCTGCTTTCTTATCTTTCTCTCTAGGTCTTATTCTACTGTATTAGTGGCAGGAGGTCTTATGTCTGCCCagatctttttttaatgtatgttggaagcagactgacagacaaagtGGAGATTTTCTAGATGAAATACTCAGACGTTGAGCAGTGAAAACTTTCATTTGGACTTGAATATGAGAGTGCATCACTCCATGTAAACCTGTCTTCTTTCATTCACATGTTCCACTGttactttctctgtctgtagtcTTTTCTTATGCCCACGTTTTCCTATAGAGAAAGCTATCTGTAACCTGGTTACTGAagcacatgtaaacacactgattgTGTTATTGTCCAGTGTTTGGTAATCCTTTTAATTTTCCATTCACCTCTGTCTGATGAAAAACTTCACCTCCTAGTCCGACAATGGCACTTTAACACATCGTTTCCTATGTCCTCAGTTACATAGCCTTCGACTTCCACAAAGAGTGCAGCCACATGCGATGGGACCGTCTTCAGATCTTAGTGGATGCTGTTGCTGAGACACAAGATGAATATGGGTAATTTAAACAGCAACTGTTGTGGGCTAACATCTAGTTGTATACTGTGAAGGaaaattattgttgttttttctctgtgtgtagcTACTTCATGGTGAACTCAGAGGGGAAGACGGTGGCCCAGCAGAAAGGAGTCTTCCGTAGTAACTGTATGGACTGCCTGGACAGGACCAATGTCATCCAGAGCCTGCTGGCCCGACGCTCCTTACAGTCTCAGCTCCAGGTATTTTGAACCAACAACTGACAGATAAAGTGAGATTTCACTGCTTCTAAGCCTTAGAATAGCAAAATAATCATAGGGTTTAATGGTGATTAAAGCCCTTATGTATTGCTGGTGTGCTTCAGGGTTCCTGCTGGTTATTGAACTTCTGTAACATGCTGGAATTAAGAGAGCTGTAATTTTAGACCACTGTTGGGCCATTTAAGGatgttcagaaaaaaaaaaagtcaacaatCAGGAGAGATTCTCATGGCAGAATATGGCAAACAGTACATGTATATGTCTCTTGCAGTAGGATGTTAATAAAACTTTTTCCCAGCTGAGGTCCACTCATTATCTTTCTCCAGAGATTTCAGTCATATCCATCACTTCAGTCTGCTCACTCATCATGTAGATAGTTCTTTTGACTTCACAAGCTGTTATGATTTGTCTTAAACATTAAGCATCAtagttcattcttgaccttggaaatagTAAACAATCAGCTCAAGGTCCACTTGCTTTTTATTCTTTAGAGGATGGAGTAACATTTCAACTTAGCttaacattttggaaaatattgaacatgtaaacaTATCAAACATATTGAGTAAATGGATGTTAGCAGATTGGTGGATTGAACAGATTCACGGTGTTATATCcttttaaatgcatgttttcattcaattcaattcaattctgTATATAGTGCTGAATCataacaaaagtcatctcaaggctcttttcacatagagcaggtctagaccatactctttagatCATTAtattcacagagagagacccaacagttcccaccatgagcagcactaggcgacagtgacaaggaaaaacttccttttaagaggcagaaacctcgagcagaaccggactcagggtgagcggccatctgcctcggAAGATATTgggttagtaacatgtatttatgggatatgaatcgatactgagtgagagagagggacagagagaagctcattgcatcatgggacatctcccagcagtctaggcctatagcagcataactaagggatggttcaagcctgagccaaccctaactataagctttatcaaaaaggaaagttttaagttAAGGTACAGAAGGTGTGTGCCTCCTGGACGCAGATTGcgagaaggttccacagtatGGTTTTTCACCGGGGAGTAATCTTGCTGCTGTAATAGATTTGGTCTGTTCTTTTGGAAAGATATGAAAAGGGTATGAAATTTCACTTCCTGCTCACACTGAAAGGACCTGAGTCTTATTGACCAGTGTATGAATCCTGACTGTGTGTCAACAGAGAATGGGAGTTCTGAATGTGGGCCAGCGGATTGAAGAGCAAGCTGAGTTTGAAAAGATCTACAAGAACGGTAACTCTTCTGTCTCCTGTATGCTCAACAGTTACACCCGGGACACACTGCCTGCCATGCCCtgcgtgtgtgtgactgctACCTCGCTGACCAGCTGCAGCTCTCACACGTCAGCACCAGTAGCATGTCCGCTGTGGCACTGCTGTTGCCAGCCATATTTTTCTACACTGCATTCCCCTTTGATGATCACCATCAACAATTGAATTTTTGATCTCATTTTATCATAAGTTCAGTTTGCCTGTGTTTAGATCAGAAGCAAGCAGTGGCGAGCAGGAGAGAGTgtgaaagacacaaacaagcCCTTTTTACACAGCCTTTTCAAGCCCTATTCTGCCTCACTGTTTAGTATAAAAGGTGCAGAGGCAGAATGGGGGAGAGGCAGAATGTTGGGGCTTATCACCCCACCTTTAAGCCTGCATTGGAGGTAGTGACAGAGCTGAGTCTACATCTGTATAAAAGGGGCAGCCAGCACGGCAGAATACACGCTGACCGGcactgaggctgctgtgttacatACTTCTGATTCTGTGAagtataaaatcacacaccagGGCAGCATTATGCCCACTTTATTTGCTTCtatgtagacacacacaaaggcagtgTGTTGGAGGGTCTTCTTAACTCTGGCATCTGTGTGTAAAAGgggctagagagagagagagaaagagaaagaaagagagacagcacaCCCAAAAACCACTGCCACTCACtatcagtgacagtgacaggtGTCGGTTTAATGAAATGTTGCTGGTATGAGGTCACTATGACTATCCCCATGTGGGCTCATATGGGTTATGTGGCCACTCTAACCTTTTAACATGggcaatgaaatgaaaaccaagaGGTTCTGTGACACTCCGTGCAGGCAGTGTGGCCTGGGTCTTagcatgtgttgtgtgtttagtAGAAACTGTGGCCTCTGAGTGTGCCCTcactgttctctgtgtgtgctctctAACCAGCATGGGCTGACAATGCCAATGCATGCGCAGTACAGTACGCAGGAACTGGAGCCTTGAAAACAGACTTCACAAGGTACAGTACTGTAACATCCTGTACCACATATCAGTTGACTAACATGTGTGTTGATTTCTGGAGTCCATCATGGCTTCTGTTTAATCAGCATTCATTTCTATTTCAGGACAGGGAAGAGGACCAGATGGGGGCTCCTGATGGATGGTTGGAACTCTATGATCCGCTACTACAAAAACAACTTCTCTGACTGGattcagacaggtatgaggtCTATGACATGACTTACTGATACATCATCACTGAAAAAATCCATAGTGCCAAAAAAAATCtactgtttcagttttatttcccaGTCACAGAATGCTTAGAGAACTTTGcagtaaaataaactgaacacAAGCTCCACTGAATTTGGCAGTGAGGAGAGTGTGATATCAGctcattaaataaatacacacagtaagTGAACATAATAATTTGATAACTACACACCTTCTCTATAATGGTAACATGCTCAAGTTGCATTGTATTTTCTTGGAAATTAAAATGAGCTTATTCATATTCTATGTGTGTCTTCTCTGCATCCCACTCTTCTGCGATGCTATAAACGCCAAGCCACTTTTAACCTGTCATG is a window encoding:
- the sacm1la gene encoding LOW QUALITY PROTEIN: phosphatidylinositol-3-phosphatase SAC1-A (The sequence of the model RefSeq protein was modified relative to this genomic sequence to represent the inferred CDS: deleted 2 bases in 2 codons) yields the protein MATAYERYNLHTTPEKFFIEACDEGADAVLAIDRVSNEMTLTGKKDVPPSAVTRPICGIMGTIRLVAGMYLIVITRKRNVGSLLGHAVWKAVDFDVISYKKTVLHLSEIQSQENKTFLSMINNVLTTDGFYFCTDYDLTHTLQRLANTSPDFQEMSLLERADQRFVWNGNLLRELAAQPELHKFALPVVHGFIVMKPCRINGKIFEWILISRRSCFRAGVRYYVRGIDSEGHAANFVETEQIVLYEGAKASFVQTRGSMPFYWSQRPNLKYKPKPVISKTTSHLDGFQRHFDSQLLIYGKQSILNLVNQKGSEKPLEQAFAKMVSGMNNGMLNYIAFDFHKECSHMRWDRLQILVDAVAETQDEYGYFMVNSEGKTVAQQKGVFRSNCMDCLDRTNVIQSLLARRSLQSQLQRMGVLNVGQRIEEQAEFEKIYKNAWADNANACAVQYAGTGALKTDFTRTGKRTRWGLLMDGWNSMIRYYKNNFSDGFRQDSIDLFLGNFAVDESDGPTPLRVQKDWKFLTLPIVMLVAFSMCIVCLLMAGDTWTETLAYVMFWGAASAITATIILFNGQDFVDAPKLVHKEKMD